The following coding sequences lie in one Methanopyrus sp. SNP6 genomic window:
- a CDS encoding carbon monoxide dehydrogenase beta subunit family protein has protein sequence MSLPKDPTLIYTDKAKVARAPVLKMVFRRANDPLMIVGPKAVEDEEWRELLVKLREEFRMSAVCTAPYEGSDLGRKMGIVEVAALLQWDAPILGVHPDLVVFTGSRTDVTDRVLQGLRHARPDLVKVSLNPEYCPSADYSLPTMKREQFLQELSSLAGV, from the coding sequence TTGTCGCTACCGAAGGATCCCACGCTGATTTACACGGACAAGGCCAAGGTAGCCCGAGCTCCGGTGCTCAAGATGGTGTTCCGTCGCGCTAACGATCCGCTGATGATCGTCGGCCCGAAGGCTGTGGAGGACGAGGAGTGGCGGGAACTCCTGGTGAAGCTGCGTGAGGAGTTCAGGATGAGCGCCGTCTGCACTGCCCCGTACGAGGGCAGTGACCTGGGTCGCAAGATGGGTATTGTCGAGGTGGCGGCCTTGCTCCAATGGGACGCTCCAATACTCGGAGTTCACCCAGATCTCGTCGTGTTCACTGGGTCCCGTACCGACGTAACCGACCGAGTACTCCAGGGACTCCGTCACGCGCGACCTGACCTGGTGAAAGTGTCGTTGAATCCCGAGTACTGCCCCAGCGCGGACTACTCGTTGCCTACAATGAAAAGGGAGCAGTTCCTCCAAGAGCTGAGCTCTTTGGCGGGTGTTTAA